ATTACCATGCGCGCGACGTCGCGGTGATGCGCGGCAAGTTCGAACATTGCCCGGTGATCCTCGCCAGCGCGACGCCCGCGATCGAGACGCGCCAGCAGGTGGCACTGGGCCGGTACGAGGAACTGAAGCTGCCCGGTCGCTTCGGCGCGGCGGAGATGCCGACGATCGAGCCGATCGACCTGATCGCCGAACCCCCCGAGCGCGGGCGCTGGCTTGCGCCGAAGCTGGTCAAGGCGCTGGGCGAGACGCTGGCGAAGGGCGAGCAGGCGCTGCTGTTCCTTAACCGGCGCGGCTATGCGCCGCTGACCTTGTGCCGCAATTGCGGGCACCGGTTCCAGTGCCCCAATTGCACCGCTTGGATGGTCGAGCACCGGCTGACCCGCCGGCTCGCCTGCCACCATTGCGGGCACGTGATGCCGACGCCGCGCGCCTGCCCCGAATGCAGCGCGGAGGACAGTTTGGTCGCGTGCGGCCCCGGCGTCGAGCGGATCGCGGACGAGGTGACCGCGCTGTTCCCCGAAGCGAAGGTCGCGGTCGTCACCTCGGACACGATCTGGTCGCCCGCCAAGGCGGCGGAGTTCGTCGGCCGGATGGAGGCGGGCGACATCGACATCGTCGTCGGCACGCAGCTCGTCACCAAGGGCTATCATTTCCCCAATCTGACGCTCGTCGGCGTCGTCGATGCGGACCTGGGGCTGGAGGGCGGCGACCTGCGCGCCGCCGAACGCACGTTCCAGCAGATCCGGCAGGTGTCGGGGCGCGCGGGGCGTGGGGAAAAGCCGGGCCATGTGTTCATCCAGACGCACAGCCCGTCGGCGCAGGTGATGCAGGCGCTGGTGACGGGCGATGCAGACGCCTTTTACGCCGCGGAGACGGAGGCGCGGGCGGACGCGGGCGCGCCGCCCTTCGGCCGCTATGCCGCGATCATCGTCTCTTCGGAGGATCAGGCGGCGGCGCACGACGTCGCGCGCAATGTCGCCGCGGGGGCGCCGCGCGTCGAGGGCATGGCGGTCTATGGCCCTGCCCCCGCCCCGCTCGCGATGCTGCGCGGCCGCCACCGCTATCGGCTGCTCGTCCACGCGCGCCGCGCGCTCGACGTGCAGGATGTGATCCGCGGCTGGCTGGGGGGGCTCGACTGGCCCGCGAAGGTGCGCGTGACGGTCGACGTCGATCCGTACAATTTCCTGTGAGCGGCGGGCCTGAATCGTAATCGTCACCCCGGGCTTGACCCGGGGTCCCGCTTCTCGTCACGGTTCGAACGGAAAGCGGGACCCCGGCGCTGCGGCCGGGGTGACGAAAGGGCAGGACATGACGACACGACGCACGTTCCTCGGCAGCATGGCGGCGACCGGCATTGCGAGCGGCGTTTCCGCCAAGTCTGCCGCGCCCCGTGCGACGATCGTGTCGACCTGGGACTTCGGGGCCGCCGCCAATGCCGCGGGCTTTGCCAGGATGCGCGCGGGCGGATCGCTGCTCGACGTGGTCGAGGCGGCGGCGATGGTGCCGGAGGCGGATCCGGAGAACCATTCGGTCGGCTACGGCGGCTATCCGGACCGCGACGGCCACGTCACGCTCGACGCGGTCATCATGGACGATGCCGGCGGCGTCGGCGCGGTCGCCGCGCTGGAGGATACGGTCCACGCCATTTCGGTCGCGCGGCGCGTGATGGACAAGACACCGCACACCTTCCTTGTCGGCGAGGGCGCGACGCGGTTCGCCCGCGACCAGGGGTTCACGAAAGTCGACCTGCTCACCCCGCCCGCGGAGAAGGCGTGGCGCGACTGGCTGAAGACGTCGCAGTACAAGCCCGAGGCGAACATCGAGAACAGGCGAACCCCGCGCGGCGGCGCGCTGGACCACGATACGATCGGCTTGCTCGCGCGCGACGCGTCGGGGCGGATGGCGGGGGCGTGCACGACGTCGGGCATGGCGTTCAAGATGCGCGGCCGCGTCGGCGATTCGCCGCAGGTCGGCGCAGGCCTCTACGTCGAGCGCGGCGTCGGCGGCGCGACCTCGACCGGGCTCGGCGAGGAGGTGACGCGGGTGTCGGGCAGCGCGCGCGTCGTCGCCTCGATGCGCGGCGGGCTGTCGCCGCAACAGGCGTGCGAGGAAGTGGTGCGCCACATCGCGCGCTTGCGCGGCGACGCGATCAAGGGCGTGCAGGTCGGCTTCCTGGCGCTGTCCCCGCAGGGCGAGGTAGGCGCCTTCTGCCTGTTGCCGGGGTTTACCTATGCGGTGACGGACGCGAGCGGCGCGACCGTGGTGCTGAAGGCGCCGTCGCTGTTCGCGGCCTGAGGAGAGCGATCGCCCCACCCCGTTCGTGCTGAGCCTGTCGAAGCACGGGCCCGGAACGCGCCGCCTGCGGCACGTCCCTCGACAAGCTCAGGACCAACGGCAGGGATTGCGCCTGCGCCTTACCCTGCGTGTTCGGCGAGGACGGTCAGGCCCTTGGCGTTGACCTCGGCGAAGCCGCCCTGGATCGGCACGATCTCGGGCTGCGCGCCCGCGGTGCGGTAGATCGACAGCGCGCCGTCGCGGATCGTCGACATGAAGGGGGCATGGCCCTCCAGCACGCCGAAATCGCCCTCGGTGCCGGGGACGACCACCATGTGGACCTCCTCGGAGCGGACCAGCTTTTCGGGCGTGACGAGTTCGAAGTGGAGCATTGTCTCAGGTCCTGACGCCCCTCTCCCCTTGTGGGAGAGGGAGGGGCCCATCGCGGCAGCGATGGGAGGGTGAGGGGTGCGAGCCCATGGCTCGCGCGTCGCATCGCGCCGCTTCCCCTCATCCAACCTCCACTAGGCAGCATAGCTGCCAAGCTTCGGTATCCTTCTCCCACAAGGGGAGAAGGCAGAAGCGCTTACGCCTCCTTGGCGAGCTTCTCGGCCTTGGCGACGGCTTCGTCGATGCCGCCGACCATGTAGAAGGCGCTTTCCGGCAGATGGTCGTATTCGCCGTCGACCACCGCCTTGAAGCTGCGGATCGTGTCCTCGATCTGCACGAACTTGCCGGGGATGCCGGTGAAGACCTCGGCGACGTGGAACGGCTGCGACAGGAAGCGCTGGATTTTTCGCGCGCGGGTGACGGTTAGCTTATCCTCTTCGGACAGTTCGTCCATGCCCAGGATCGCGATGATGTCCTGCAGGCTCTTGTAGCGCTGGAGCAGCGACTGGACGGCGCGCGCCGTCTCGTAATGCTCCTGGCCGACGATGCGCGGCTCGAGCACGCGGCTGGTCGAATCGAGCGGATCGACCGCCGGATAGATGCCGAGTTCCGAGATCGCGCGGTTGAGCACGGTCGTCGCGTCGAGGTGGGCGAACGAGGTCGCCGGCGCCGGGTCGGTCAGATCGTCCGCGGGGACGTAGACGGCCTGCACCGAGGTGATCGAGCCCTTGTTGGTCGACGTGATGCGCTCCTGGAGGGCGCCCATGTCGGTCGACAGCGTCGGCTGATAGCCCACCGCCGACGGGATGCGGCCGAGCAGCGCCGACACTTCCGCGCCCGCCTGCGTGAAGCGGAAGATGTTGTCGACGAAGAAGAGCACGTCCTGACCTTCCTGATCGCGGAAATATTCCGCGATGGTCAGGCCCGACAGCGCGACGCGGGCGCGGGCGC
This portion of the Sphingomonas sp. FARSPH genome encodes:
- a CDS encoding primosomal protein N'; translation: MSTRARVLVLNSALGPLDYRVPAGMHVEPGSIVVAPLGPRQLIGVVWEPERMPSDAEVGDNRLRNLLAVADAPPLGDALRRLVEWTADYYLAPPAAVVRMALSSTSALEGARTVTEYRATGEVPPRLTPQREQALERIGDRQGLIRELAGIADVSDAVIRGLVKAGALRAVAVDIDTPFPRPDPGFGAPKLSSDQQAAADTLVAGVAAHAFRPVLLDGVTGSGKTEVYFEAVAEAIRQGRQCLVLLPEIALTEPFLKRFHDRFGCEPVAWHSGLRSTQRRRAWRAIASGEALVTVGARSALFLPYRDLGLIVVDEAHETSFKQEEGVHYHARDVAVMRGKFEHCPVILASATPAIETRQQVALGRYEELKLPGRFGAAEMPTIEPIDLIAEPPERGRWLAPKLVKALGETLAKGEQALLFLNRRGYAPLTLCRNCGHRFQCPNCTAWMVEHRLTRRLACHHCGHVMPTPRACPECSAEDSLVACGPGVERIADEVTALFPEAKVAVVTSDTIWSPAKAAEFVGRMEAGDIDIVVGTQLVTKGYHFPNLTLVGVVDADLGLEGGDLRAAERTFQQIRQVSGRAGRGEKPGHVFIQTHSPSAQVMQALVTGDADAFYAAETEARADAGAPPFGRYAAIIVSSEDQAAAHDVARNVAAGAPRVEGMAVYGPAPAPLAMLRGRHRYRLLVHARRALDVQDVIRGWLGGLDWPAKVRVTVDVDPYNFL
- a CDS encoding N(4)-(beta-N-acetylglucosaminyl)-L-asparaginase, which gives rise to MTTRRTFLGSMAATGIASGVSAKSAAPRATIVSTWDFGAAANAAGFARMRAGGSLLDVVEAAAMVPEADPENHSVGYGGYPDRDGHVTLDAVIMDDAGGVGAVAALEDTVHAISVARRVMDKTPHTFLVGEGATRFARDQGFTKVDLLTPPAEKAWRDWLKTSQYKPEANIENRRTPRGGALDHDTIGLLARDASGRMAGACTTSGMAFKMRGRVGDSPQVGAGLYVERGVGGATSTGLGEEVTRVSGSARVVASMRGGLSPQQACEEVVRHIARLRGDAIKGVQVGFLALSPQGEVGAFCLLPGFTYAVTDASGATVVLKAPSLFAA
- a CDS encoding ATP synthase F1 subunit epsilon, translating into MLHFELVTPEKLVRSEEVHMVVVPGTEGDFGVLEGHAPFMSTIRDGALSIYRTAGAQPEIVPIQGGFAEVNAKGLTVLAEHAG
- the atpD gene encoding F0F1 ATP synthase subunit beta, with translation MATAADDIRPTQNTGSTNNTGTISQVIGAVVDVHFPDQLPAILSALETDNNGNKLVLEVAQHLGENTVRTIAMDSTEGLTRGQTVTDTGAQISVPVGPATLGRIMNVVGEPIDERGPVATDLRAPIHAEAPLFVDQSTESAILVTGIKVIDLLAPYAKGGKIGLFGGAGVGKTVLIQELINNIAKGHGGTSVFAGVGERTREGNDLYHEFLDAGVIAKDADGNAISEGSKVALVYGQMNEPPGARARVALSGLTIAEYFRDQEGQDVLFFVDNIFRFTQAGAEVSALLGRIPSAVGYQPTLSTDMGALQERITSTNKGSITSVQAVYVPADDLTDPAPATSFAHLDATTVLNRAISELGIYPAVDPLDSTSRVLEPRIVGQEHYETARAVQSLLQRYKSLQDIIAILGMDELSEEDKLTVTRARKIQRFLSQPFHVAEVFTGIPGKFVQIEDTIRSFKAVVDGEYDHLPESAFYMVGGIDEAVAKAEKLAKEA